In Mesorhizobium sp., one DNA window encodes the following:
- a CDS encoding SO2930 family diheme c-type cytochrome, giving the protein MLPLPAHAVSADAILAAKPPKLLSEFGFFADGGRQVPAEGVIPYHLATPLFTDFAEKFRFVHVPAGQSATYNPDEAFDFPVGTALIKTFAFPADLRAPDRDVRLIETRVLVRQEAGWQAWAYVWNAEQTEAELKIAGAKVDIAVTGKDGAPLAFTYAVPNKNQCKGCHAFDGEVAPLGPKARNLNVDHPYASGAENQLAHWTSAGILSGAPAPAEAPSVPVWGDAAAPTEARARAWLDTNCAHCHRREGPASNSGLYLTWGEEDRVALGVGKRPVAAGRGSGDRAFDIDPGRPDNSILLYRVESTEPGIMMPEIGRTQTDPEAVALLRRWVEEMR; this is encoded by the coding sequence TTGCTTCCGCTACCCGCCCACGCCGTCTCCGCCGACGCGATCCTCGCCGCCAAGCCGCCGAAACTGCTGTCCGAATTCGGCTTCTTCGCCGACGGCGGCAGGCAGGTGCCGGCCGAAGGCGTGATCCCCTACCACCTCGCCACGCCGCTGTTCACCGATTTCGCCGAGAAGTTCCGCTTCGTGCATGTCCCCGCGGGACAGTCGGCGACCTACAACCCCGACGAGGCGTTCGACTTCCCGGTCGGCACGGCGCTGATCAAGACCTTCGCCTTCCCGGCGGACCTTCGCGCGCCCGACAGGGATGTGCGGCTGATCGAGACGCGCGTCCTCGTCAGGCAGGAGGCCGGCTGGCAGGCCTGGGCCTATGTCTGGAACGCCGAGCAGACCGAGGCCGAGCTGAAGATCGCCGGGGCGAAGGTGGACATTGCCGTCACCGGCAAAGACGGCGCGCCGCTCGCCTTCACCTATGCCGTTCCGAACAAGAACCAGTGCAAGGGCTGCCACGCTTTCGATGGCGAGGTCGCGCCGCTCGGACCCAAGGCGCGCAACCTCAATGTCGACCATCCCTACGCATCCGGAGCCGAGAACCAGCTCGCGCACTGGACGTCCGCGGGCATCCTTTCCGGTGCCCCCGCGCCCGCCGAGGCGCCGTCCGTTCCCGTATGGGGGGATGCGGCCGCGCCGACCGAGGCGCGCGCCCGCGCCTGGCTCGACACCAACTGCGCGCACTGCCACCGCAGGGAAGGCCCCGCCTCGAATTCGGGCCTCTACCTCACCTGGGGCGAAGAGGATCGGGTGGCGCTCGGCGTGGGCAAGCGGCCGGTGGCGGCGGGCCGCGGCAGCGGCGACCGGGCCTTCGACATCGATCCGGGGCGTCCGGACAACTCGATCCTTCTCTACCGGGTCGAAAGCACCGAGCCCGGCATCATGATGCCCGAGATCGGACGCACGCAAACGGATCCGGAGGCCGTGGCGCTGCTGCGGAGATGGGTCGAAGAGATGCGTTAA
- the glmM gene encoding phosphoglucosamine mutase, with translation MTRRYFGTDGIRGRANSFPMTAEVAMKVGMAAGTSFQRGSHRHRVVIGKDTRLSGYMLENAMVAGFCAAGMDVFLLGPVPTPAVAMLCRSLRADLGVMISASHNAYQDNGIKLFGPDGYKLSDEIELRIESLIETDLTASLADSETIGRAKRIDGVHDRYIEFAKRTLPRSMSLAGMRVVIDCANGAAYKVAPAALWELGAEVVTINAEPNGLNINLDCGSTHPMALSKKVHEVRADIGIALDGDADRMVIVDENGTLIDGDQIMALIAEAWHQSGRLAGGGVVATVMSNLGLERYLGDLGLSLHRTKVGDRYVVEHMRAHGFNVGGEQSGHIVLSDFATTGDGLVSALQVLACIKRAGKPASEVCRKFEPVPQVLKNVRFNGGKPLESDPVKAMIEDARTRLGKSGRLVIRPSGTEPLIRVMAEADDRGLVETVVNDIVGAISAIRSAA, from the coding sequence ATGACCAGGCGTTATTTCGGCACGGACGGTATCCGGGGGCGGGCAAACAGTTTTCCGATGACGGCGGAAGTCGCCATGAAGGTGGGCATGGCGGCGGGAACGTCGTTCCAGCGCGGCTCGCACCGCCATCGCGTCGTCATCGGCAAGGACACGCGATTGTCCGGCTACATGCTCGAAAACGCGATGGTTGCCGGCTTCTGTGCCGCCGGCATGGACGTCTTCCTGCTCGGACCAGTGCCGACACCTGCGGTGGCGATGCTCTGCCGGTCGCTGCGCGCCGATCTCGGCGTGATGATCTCGGCCTCGCACAACGCCTATCAGGACAATGGCATCAAGCTTTTCGGCCCCGACGGGTACAAGCTGTCGGACGAGATCGAGCTTCGCATCGAATCCCTTATCGAGACGGATCTCACCGCGTCGCTCGCCGATTCCGAGACGATCGGGCGAGCCAAGCGTATCGACGGCGTGCATGACCGCTATATCGAGTTTGCCAAGCGCACGCTGCCGCGATCGATGTCGCTTGCCGGCATGCGAGTCGTCATCGATTGCGCCAATGGCGCCGCCTACAAGGTCGCGCCCGCCGCGCTGTGGGAGCTGGGCGCGGAAGTCGTCACCATCAATGCCGAACCCAACGGCCTGAACATCAACCTCGACTGCGGCTCGACCCATCCGATGGCGCTTTCGAAGAAGGTGCATGAGGTGCGCGCCGACATCGGCATAGCGCTCGACGGCGATGCCGACCGCATGGTCATCGTCGACGAGAACGGAACTCTGATCGACGGCGACCAGATCATGGCGCTGATCGCGGAGGCTTGGCACCAGAGCGGCCGTCTGGCGGGCGGCGGCGTGGTCGCGACCGTGATGTCCAATCTCGGCCTGGAGCGCTATCTCGGCGATCTCGGCCTGTCGCTCCACCGCACCAAGGTCGGCGACCGCTACGTCGTCGAACACATGCGCGCGCACGGCTTCAACGTCGGCGGCGAGCAGTCCGGCCATATCGTGCTGTCCGATTTCGCCACGACCGGCGACGGTCTCGTCTCGGCGCTGCAGGTGCTGGCCTGCATCAAGCGGGCCGGAAAGCCCGCGAGTGAGGTCTGCCGCAAGTTCGAGCCGGTGCCGCAGGTGCTGAAGAACGTCCGCTTCAACGGCGGCAAGCCGCTCGAGAGCGATCCGGTCAAGGCGATGATCGAGGACGCGCGCACCCGTCTCGGCAAATCCGGCCGACTCGTCATCCGTCCGTCCGGTACCGAGCCGCTTATCCGCGTCATGGCGGAAGCGGACGACCGCGGCCTCGTCGAGACCGTCGTCAACGACATCGTCGGCGCGATCTCGGCGATACGCTCCGCCGCCTGA
- a CDS encoding outer membrane protein: MLKQVKKTLFGAAVMAACVVPALAADIYEPPVYAPEPVYVEPQPEPVDYGGWYIRGDLDYHATKFRGADYITYGPPPGTGTFDFGDIDPSWSVGGGVGYQVSRYLRTDLTIDWMGKADFNGQTSGTCGGVPCVSVDTSAMSALLLLANAYAEFGTWHGITPYVGAGIGGAYVKWDTLRNTAGGITTDHDGSANWRFAWALMAGASYCLTNDLQLDAGYRYTNIAGGRMFEYAGGVAPGFDKGFHIHEGRVGLRYQFGGRSACYEPEPVAYEPPVNPPIYK, translated from the coding sequence ATGCTCAAACAGGTGAAAAAGACGCTGTTCGGCGCCGCGGTCATGGCGGCTTGCGTCGTGCCGGCACTGGCAGCCGATATCTACGAACCTCCGGTCTACGCGCCGGAGCCAGTCTATGTCGAACCGCAGCCGGAACCGGTCGACTACGGCGGGTGGTACATTCGCGGCGACCTGGACTACCACGCGACCAAGTTCCGTGGTGCCGACTACATCACCTATGGCCCGCCTCCGGGAACCGGTACTTTCGATTTCGGCGACATCGACCCGTCCTGGTCGGTTGGCGGCGGCGTCGGCTACCAGGTGAGCAGGTATCTGCGCACCGACCTCACCATCGACTGGATGGGCAAGGCTGATTTCAACGGCCAGACGTCGGGCACCTGCGGCGGCGTCCCCTGCGTGTCGGTCGACACCTCGGCCATGAGCGCGCTTCTGCTGCTCGCCAACGCCTATGCCGAGTTCGGCACCTGGCATGGCATCACGCCCTATGTCGGCGCCGGTATCGGCGGCGCTTATGTGAAGTGGGATACGCTGCGCAACACGGCCGGCGGCATCACCACGGACCACGACGGCTCGGCCAACTGGCGCTTCGCCTGGGCGCTCATGGCCGGCGCGTCCTACTGCCTGACCAATGATCTCCAGCTCGACGCCGGATATCGCTACACCAACATCGCCGGCGGCCGGATGTTCGAATATGCCGGCGGCGTGGCCCCGGGCTTCGACAAGGGCTTCCATATCCACGAGGGCCGCGTCGGCCTGCGCTATCAGTTCGGCGGCCGCAGCGCCTGCTACGAGCCGGAGCCGGTCGCCTACGAGCCGCCGGTCAACCCGCCGATCTACAAGTAA
- a CDS encoding outer membrane beta-barrel protein codes for MRLSLCTALPIVLLGVASPSAVLAADYEPPMVIDTPEEYVPVEVGSGWYLRGDIGYKFNTPYRDSVFGPSPVYSYEDNSLPLTGSIGFGYRFTDYFRMEANLGLLTTDSSTLNYLTTDGMGVVDSAVRVSTENEIWTGMVNAYADLGTFVGFTPYIGAGIGVAATKRNYSFAQDFVDGALVDVAYADNALQYVFAYSLRAGVNYQLTRNLSVDLGYEYLSAPDAEYVTMVTPTTYAINTGVDYHQIKLGLRYALW; via the coding sequence ATGCGATTGTCTTTGTGCACCGCCCTGCCGATCGTCCTCCTCGGCGTGGCGTCGCCGTCGGCCGTCCTCGCCGCGGACTATGAACCGCCGATGGTCATCGACACGCCGGAGGAATATGTGCCGGTCGAGGTCGGCAGCGGCTGGTACCTGCGCGGCGACATCGGCTACAAGTTCAACACGCCCTATCGCGACTCGGTGTTCGGCCCGAGCCCCGTCTATTCCTATGAGGACAACAGCCTGCCGCTGACCGGCAGCATCGGGTTCGGCTACCGCTTCACGGACTATTTCCGCATGGAAGCAAACCTCGGTCTGCTGACCACCGATTCATCGACCCTGAACTATCTCACCACCGATGGCATGGGCGTCGTCGATTCCGCCGTCCGCGTCTCGACCGAGAACGAGATCTGGACCGGCATGGTCAACGCCTATGCCGATCTCGGCACTTTCGTCGGCTTCACGCCTTATATCGGCGCCGGCATCGGCGTCGCGGCCACGAAGCGCAACTACAGCTTCGCCCAGGATTTCGTCGACGGCGCCCTGGTCGATGTGGCCTACGCGGACAACGCACTCCAATATGTCTTCGCCTACTCGCTGCGGGCGGGCGTGAACTACCAGCTCACCAGAAATCTCTCGGTGGACCTTGGTTATGAGTATCTCTCCGCCCCGGACGCGGAATACGTGACGATGGTCACGCCAACCACGTATGCGATCAACACGGGCGTCGACTACCACCAGATCAAGCTCGGCCTGCGCTACGCGCTCTGGTAG